From the genome of Flavobacterium ovatum, one region includes:
- a CDS encoding mechanosensitive ion channel domain-containing protein translates to MNEILTYTLFQSGHFNMTVTSILSLIVFVFITLILLKIIKKGIYKTDKIDIAKKYSIYSLLKYFVLVFAIIFGLQFLGFNLSVLVAGSAALLVGIGLGLQNLFSDFVSGIVLLVDSSVKVNDIIDANGLVCIVKEINLRTTTVLTRDDKYIILPNTDLTRNQIINWTHSNLSSRFEVNVGVDYSSDVSLVLQVLQEAVEQQEGVQKDPKPFIRLSDFGNSSLDFSVIFWSENVFRVENVKSEIRIRIFKLFKENNITIPFPQSVIHFDGSISDN, encoded by the coding sequence ATGAATGAAATTTTAACTTACACACTATTCCAATCGGGACATTTTAATATGACCGTTACTAGTATTCTTTCGTTGATTGTATTCGTTTTTATTACTTTAATTTTATTGAAAATAATTAAGAAAGGAATTTACAAAACCGACAAAATTGATATTGCCAAAAAATATTCTATTTATAGTTTATTAAAATATTTTGTCCTTGTTTTTGCTATCATTTTTGGATTACAATTTTTAGGATTTAACTTGTCCGTGTTAGTTGCAGGTTCAGCAGCTTTATTAGTTGGAATTGGATTAGGTTTACAAAACCTCTTCAGTGACTTTGTTTCAGGTATCGTTTTATTGGTAGATTCCTCTGTAAAAGTGAATGATATCATTGATGCTAATGGATTAGTTTGTATCGTAAAGGAAATCAATCTAAGAACAACAACTGTGCTGACTCGAGACGATAAATATATTATTCTACCCAATACTGATTTAACTCGTAACCAGATTATTAACTGGACACACAGTAACCTTTCTTCCCGTTTTGAAGTTAATGTAGGGGTTGATTATAGCTCTGATGTATCATTAGTTTTACAGGTTCTTCAAGAAGCTGTTGAGCAACAAGAAGGTGTCCAAAAAGACCCAAAACCATTCATTCGACTTTCGGATTTCGGGAATTCTTCACTTGATTTTTCAGTGATATTTTGGTCCGAAAATGTTTTTAGAGTAGAAAATGTCAAAAGTGAAATTAGAATTAGGAT
- a CDS encoding APC family permease, which translates to MKKVLHPKLNELQATAICGNDISSSCLYVSALTIMYAGQYAWISLLFVAVVLFLFRKIYGEVVGALPLNGGAYNVLLNTSSKRLASVAATLTVLSYMATAVISASEGMHYLHNIAPGINITIATIIILLLFTGLAIVGIGESAIVAVVIFITHLTTLSLLVIASVWFIFMNGLDVFNMNWSMPITSGTIVNALFLGFSAAMLGISGFESSANFVEEQEQGVFPKTLRNMWAIVSFFNPVIALLLICIIPLAQVGEHQESLLAHLGSTTGGSWLAYLISIDAVLVLCGAVLTSFVGVSGLLNRMTLDRILPNYFLKQNKRGSNYRIIISFLILCISVLLVTKGDIIALAGVYTFSFLAVMGLFGIGNLLLKFKRRKLPRPERARGIAVVFAVALIITAFIGNIKLNVNSFYTFLQYLIPAFGFVAIMLNRSLLIRLLIDALEYFYKPLRKMVIFSNRYLLKMNLKIESQEFVFFTKGDDVAIINKVMQYVQNNESTKKLKIVNINKDHENNELLISDLKVLDRAYPEIDIEFIELEGVFGPEIIDTLSNEWNIPKNFMFIGSPGDRFSYRVSELGGVRLIM; encoded by the coding sequence ATGAAAAAAGTATTACACCCTAAATTAAATGAATTACAAGCCACAGCAATTTGTGGAAATGATATTAGTTCTTCCTGTTTGTATGTATCAGCATTAACCATTATGTATGCTGGGCAATATGCCTGGATTTCATTATTATTTGTTGCTGTTGTACTTTTCTTATTTAGAAAAATTTATGGTGAAGTAGTTGGGGCCTTACCATTAAATGGAGGTGCTTACAATGTACTTTTAAACACTTCTTCCAAAAGACTAGCTTCTGTTGCAGCAACGCTTACCGTTTTGTCCTATATGGCTACTGCAGTAATTTCTGCATCTGAAGGGATGCATTATCTGCACAATATAGCTCCTGGTATCAATATAACAATTGCTACTATTATTATTTTATTATTATTTACGGGGCTCGCTATAGTTGGTATCGGTGAATCTGCAATTGTAGCAGTAGTAATTTTTATTACCCATTTAACTACCTTAAGTCTGTTGGTTATAGCTTCTGTTTGGTTTATTTTCATGAATGGACTAGACGTTTTTAATATGAACTGGAGCATGCCTATTACATCTGGTACCATTGTAAATGCTTTATTTTTAGGTTTTTCAGCAGCTATGTTAGGGATTTCAGGTTTTGAAAGTTCAGCTAACTTTGTTGAAGAACAAGAGCAAGGTGTTTTTCCAAAAACACTTCGTAACATGTGGGCAATTGTTAGTTTTTTCAACCCTGTAATTGCTTTGTTACTTATCTGTATCATTCCATTAGCTCAGGTAGGTGAACATCAAGAATCGCTTTTAGCACATTTAGGTTCTACTACTGGAGGATCATGGTTGGCTTATTTAATCTCAATTGATGCTGTTTTAGTATTATGTGGTGCGGTTTTAACTTCGTTTGTGGGGGTTTCGGGATTATTAAATCGTATGACATTAGATAGAATTTTACCCAATTATTTTTTAAAACAAAATAAAAGAGGTTCAAATTACCGAATTATAATTAGCTTTTTAATCCTTTGTATTTCGGTTTTACTAGTAACAAAAGGAGATATCATAGCACTTGCAGGTGTTTATACTTTTTCATTTTTGGCCGTGATGGGGTTATTCGGAATCGGAAATCTATTGTTGAAATTTAAAAGAAGAAAACTACCTAGACCAGAGAGAGCACGTGGTATTGCAGTAGTGTTTGCTGTAGCATTAATCATTACCGCCTTTATTGGAAATATAAAACTGAATGTCAATTCATTTTATACCTTTTTACAATATTTAATTCCTGCTTTTGGTTTTGTTGCTATTATGCTTAACCGCTCTTTGTTAATTAGACTTTTAATAGATGCTTTGGAATATTTTTACAAACCTTTACGTAAAATGGTTATTTTTAGTAATCGCTATTTATTAAAAATGAACCTAAAAATTGAATCACAAGAGTTTGTGTTTTTTACTAAAGGGGATGATGTTGCTATTATTAATAAAGTAATGCAATATGTTCAAAATAACGAATCTACAAAGAAGTTAAAAATCGTAAACATCAATAAAGATCACGAAAACAATGAATTGCTTATCTCGGATTTAAAAGTATTGGATAGAGCATATCCAGAAATTGACATTGAATTTATTGAATTAGAGGGCGTTTTTGGTCCAGAAATAATCGATACATTGTCTAATGAATGGAATATCCCAAAAAACTTTATGTTTATCGGTTCTCCTGGTGACCGTTTCTCATATAGAGTATCAGAATTAGGTGGAGTTCGATTGATTATGTAA
- a CDS encoding nuclear transport factor 2 family protein yields MTPNEKTIHKFYSALSTSDTSTIFRCYHPDVKFRDPIFGLLKGNDVLTMWSMLIEKSKGDLHISLSNVKADEFLGSALWTATYYYSATNRKVVNSISANFHFKDGLIIKHTDDFDIWKWSRQALGLKGSLFGWTGFMQEKIQEKTLLLLNKYKALHRNNNSI; encoded by the coding sequence ATGACACCAAACGAGAAAACGATTCATAAATTTTATTCCGCTTTATCTACTTCTGATACATCAACTATTTTTAGATGTTATCACCCAGATGTAAAATTCAGAGATCCCATTTTTGGGCTATTAAAAGGCAATGATGTTTTGACTATGTGGTCAATGTTAATTGAAAAAAGCAAGGGAGACTTACACATCAGTTTATCAAATGTAAAAGCTGACGAATTTTTAGGCTCTGCTCTGTGGACTGCAACATATTATTATAGTGCAACTAATAGAAAAGTGGTTAATAGTATTTCTGCTAATTTTCATTTCAAAGACGGACTTATTATCAAACATACTGATGATTTTGATATTTGGAAATGGTCAAGACAAGCTTTAGGTTTAAAAGGAAGTCTTTTTGGATGGACGGGTTTTATGCAGGAAAAAATACAAGAAAAAACTTTGCTTTTATTAAATAAATACAAAGCATTACATAGAAATAATAATTCTATTTAA
- the hxpB gene encoding hexitol phosphatase HxpB codes for MKKNTFIFDMDGVIIDSEPIWRDAQIKVLANQNVTITAQDCIQYTMGKRIDDVALTWCQLYQLSVDPKVIEKEIINSVVTLIGEKGEAKEGLYELLDYLTNNSFNIALGTSSSIPIINAVFRKLNISFYFKVVCSADNEDYGKPHPAVYLNVAKKLKVTTNDCFVLEDSVTGMIAAKSASMKTLVIPENAKDPRFTLADEILTSMFDVIDYLKVSN; via the coding sequence TTGAAAAAAAACACCTTTATATTCGATATGGACGGAGTAATTATTGACTCTGAACCCATTTGGCGAGATGCTCAAATTAAAGTTTTGGCCAATCAAAATGTAACTATCACTGCTCAAGACTGTATACAATATACCATGGGAAAACGAATCGATGATGTGGCCTTGACATGGTGCCAACTATATCAATTATCGGTAGACCCCAAAGTAATTGAAAAAGAAATTATAAACTCTGTAGTTACATTAATAGGTGAAAAAGGAGAAGCAAAAGAAGGTCTATATGAACTTTTAGATTACTTAACCAATAATAGTTTTAATATTGCTTTGGGTACTTCTTCAAGTATTCCTATAATTAACGCTGTTTTTAGGAAACTTAATATTAGTTTCTATTTTAAGGTAGTATGTAGCGCTGACAACGAAGATTATGGTAAACCACATCCAGCAGTTTACTTGAATGTTGCCAAAAAATTAAAAGTTACAACTAATGATTGTTTTGTTTTGGAAGACAGTGTAACCGGAATGATTGCTGCTAAATCAGCTTCAATGAAAACATTGGTAATTCCTGAAAACGCGAAAGACCCTAGGTTTACTTTGGCTGATGAAATTTTAACTTCCATGTTTGACGTAATAGATTATTTAAAGGTTTCTAATTAG
- a CDS encoding DUF294 nucleotidyltransferase-like domain-containing protein produces the protein MNSIAAQIADFLKECVPFNHLSIQELSEIASSIRVINLEKNKTLFKVNEPLQDCFYVVASGLINLYATVDAEETILNKCHQGTIFGLRPFFAKNNYMMTAKAREESIVYAIPIAVFRPFVANNPDVLNLLLENFALDKRNTNDKDNYENNLISENAFFTGQQSGMQIFQNLTFNTTPLITSGNSIVKDVAQLMAEMRVNNAIVVENNLPVGIVTDMDMSSKIATGRYPITATVDTIMTWPVITVSENVSLAEAQLLMLKNNVTHLCVTIDGSDKTEVKGIITEHDLILAQANNPGVLIKEIKRSQTASELKQIRSRLGDIIQSSIQKNIPLTHISNIASEVNFAILKRAVEQSILELGSPPARFAWFSIGSQARKEQLLLTDQDSFLVFEDVAPEKYREVKDYFLQLAKKSTLKLEKVGYSVCPNGHVASNMVWCKSLSDWLKQFDSWMKNPGEKNNELSSIFFDYEIIFGDQRIEEALNSIVFENTLNNILFYDFLGNDALRKNAPLSFFKKFLVEEEGPNKDKFDIKTRALMPLIDGARMFTLSFGIKGINNTYVRFKQLAITDPKHSEVYLDCADAYSALTKFRTLEGIKNDDTGQFINIEELSKSDREKLKNALLPMKELEDLIKHKFQLTQFS, from the coding sequence ATGAATTCAATTGCTGCTCAAATTGCTGATTTTTTAAAAGAATGTGTACCATTTAATCATTTATCAATTCAAGAATTATCAGAAATCGCATCTAGCATTAGAGTGATAAATTTGGAGAAAAACAAAACGCTTTTCAAAGTAAACGAGCCTTTACAAGATTGTTTTTATGTGGTTGCTTCAGGTCTTATTAATCTTTATGCTACAGTGGATGCCGAAGAAACAATTTTAAATAAATGTCATCAGGGAACTATTTTTGGATTACGTCCATTTTTTGCTAAAAATAATTATATGATGACAGCAAAAGCACGTGAAGAAAGCATTGTTTATGCTATTCCAATTGCTGTTTTTAGACCTTTTGTGGCCAACAATCCAGATGTTTTGAATTTATTACTTGAAAATTTTGCTCTTGACAAACGTAATACAAATGACAAGGACAATTATGAAAATAATCTTATTTCTGAAAATGCTTTTTTTACAGGCCAACAATCTGGGATGCAAATTTTTCAAAATCTAACATTCAATACAACTCCTTTAATTACCTCGGGAAATAGTATTGTTAAAGATGTGGCGCAACTAATGGCCGAAATGAGAGTCAATAATGCTATTGTTGTAGAGAATAACCTTCCTGTTGGAATAGTTACTGATATGGATATGTCCTCCAAAATAGCAACTGGCCGCTACCCTATAACCGCCACAGTAGATACAATTATGACATGGCCAGTGATTACTGTATCCGAAAATGTTTCCTTGGCTGAAGCTCAATTGTTGATGTTAAAGAATAATGTAACACATTTATGTGTTACAATTGATGGTTCAGATAAGACTGAAGTTAAAGGAATTATAACCGAACATGATTTGATTTTGGCTCAAGCCAATAATCCGGGGGTATTAATCAAAGAAATAAAACGCTCCCAAACAGCAAGTGAATTAAAACAAATACGTTCTCGTTTAGGAGATATTATCCAGTCTTCTATTCAAAAAAATATTCCTTTGACGCATATTTCAAATATTGCTAGTGAGGTTAATTTTGCCATTTTGAAAAGAGCAGTAGAACAATCTATTTTGGAATTAGGCTCCCCTCCTGCTCGTTTTGCTTGGTTTAGCATTGGGAGTCAGGCTAGAAAAGAACAATTGTTGCTTACTGATCAAGATAGTTTTTTAGTCTTTGAAGATGTAGCCCCAGAAAAATATAGAGAAGTCAAAGATTATTTTTTGCAATTGGCAAAAAAATCAACTTTAAAATTAGAAAAAGTGGGGTATTCTGTATGTCCAAATGGACATGTAGCAAGTAATATGGTTTGGTGTAAATCATTGTCAGACTGGTTGAAACAATTCGATTCATGGATGAAGAATCCTGGTGAAAAGAACAATGAATTGAGTAGTATCTTTTTTGATTATGAAATTATTTTTGGAGATCAAAGGATTGAAGAAGCTTTAAATTCTATTGTTTTTGAAAATACGCTGAATAATATTCTTTTTTATGATTTTCTAGGTAATGACGCTTTGAGAAAAAATGCACCATTGAGCTTTTTTAAGAAATTCTTAGTCGAAGAAGAAGGTCCTAACAAAGATAAATTTGATATTAAAACAAGAGCGCTAATGCCGCTTATTGATGGTGCTCGTATGTTTACGTTAAGTTTTGGTATTAAAGGAATTAACAATACTTATGTGAGGTTCAAACAATTAGCTATTACAGATCCAAAACACTCTGAGGTATATCTTGATTGTGCTGACGCCTATTCAGCTTTAACAAAATTCAGAACTCTTGAAGGAATAAAAAATGATGATACGGGACAATTTATCAACATCGAGGAATTGTCAAAAAGTGATCGTGAAAAACTCAAAAATGCGCTCTTACCAATGAAAGAATTGGAAGATTTGATCAAACATAAATTTCAATTAACTCAATTTTCTTAA
- a CDS encoding exonuclease domain-containing protein, producing MNKVYPEFWKTYLATFNKKSKRYVVLSIEATGGNLHNDVILTIGAFSVIDDSIHIGDSFETVLMQYKYFHDNKLPFDFIVESKLKKMGEPDAIKAFIDYLGNAILVGHDISFSLEMINVALERLECGHLKNEALDVTIMHQKLIEITDQDFTFDELLKVYKIPNDEKGSSPDAAYKTALLFLKLKSRLGIK from the coding sequence ATGAATAAAGTATATCCAGAATTCTGGAAAACATACTTAGCAACATTCAATAAAAAATCAAAAAGATATGTGGTCCTGTCTATTGAAGCTACAGGTGGAAATTTGCATAATGATGTGATTTTAACTATTGGAGCATTCTCAGTTATTGATGACAGTATTCATATTGGAGATAGTTTCGAGACGGTTTTGATGCAATACAAATATTTTCATGATAACAAACTTCCTTTTGATTTTATTGTTGAAAGTAAGTTAAAAAAAATGGGAGAACCCGATGCTATAAAAGCTTTTATTGATTATTTAGGAAATGCAATTTTAGTGGGCCATGATATCAGTTTTAGCTTAGAAATGATTAATGTAGCATTAGAACGTTTGGAATGTGGTCATTTAAAAAATGAAGCTTTGGATGTTACTATTATGCATCAAAAGTTAATTGAAATTACCGATCAAGATTTTACTTTTGATGAATTATTAAAAGTATATAAAATTCCAAATGATGAAAAAGGATCATCTCCTGATGCTGCTTATAAAACAGCTTTATTGTTTTTAAAATTAAAATCCAGATTGGGTATTAAATAA
- a CDS encoding putative sulfate exporter family transporter, which produces MESENAHPFIKVNPRFQKLIFIVLLILCLTAGITPPIALLLGLVVANVSGHPFLPFNHIAIRYLLQFSVVGLGFGMNVYQAVAIGSTSFLFTIISIVSTITIGVLLGKWFLIERKTVHLISCGTAICGGSAIAAIAPIIKSDEKQTSVALGVIFILNSIALFLFPAIGHWLQLTQQEFGLWCAIAIHDTSSVVGAANKYGTEALAIATTVKLARALWIIPVALLTTIIFKNKSSKIKIPYFIGFFIIAMLLNTYISEITTIAPKVVLMAKIGLTITLFLIGSGLNFNVLVSVGFKPLLHGVILWLFIAIMSLVSIMYFI; this is translated from the coding sequence ATGGAAAGTGAAAATGCACATCCTTTTATTAAAGTAAATCCAAGATTTCAGAAACTAATTTTTATTGTTTTACTAATTTTGTGCTTGACCGCAGGAATTACGCCGCCAATAGCATTGTTACTTGGGTTAGTAGTGGCCAATGTTTCTGGTCATCCCTTTTTACCTTTTAACCATATTGCTATTCGATACTTACTTCAATTCTCGGTGGTAGGTTTGGGTTTTGGGATGAATGTATATCAAGCTGTTGCCATAGGTTCTACAAGTTTTTTATTTACAATAATTTCAATTGTAAGTACTATTACTATTGGAGTTCTACTGGGAAAATGGTTTTTAATCGAAAGGAAAACAGTACACTTAATATCTTGTGGTACTGCAATTTGCGGAGGTAGTGCTATTGCTGCGATTGCACCTATTATAAAATCAGATGAAAAGCAAACATCTGTTGCTTTGGGAGTTATTTTTATACTAAACTCGATAGCTCTCTTTTTATTTCCAGCTATTGGTCATTGGTTACAACTTACACAACAAGAATTTGGATTATGGTGTGCTATTGCTATTCATGACACAAGTTCAGTAGTAGGAGCGGCAAATAAATATGGAACAGAAGCTTTGGCTATTGCAACCACAGTAAAACTAGCAAGAGCGTTGTGGATAATTCCAGTAGCATTATTAACAACAATCATCTTTAAAAATAAATCTAGTAAAATTAAAATCCCTTATTTTATAGGCTTCTTTATTATCGCCATGCTTTTAAATACGTACATTTCTGAAATTACAACCATTGCTCCAAAAGTAGTTTTGATGGCAAAAATTGGATTAACAATAACTTTATTTTTAATCGGTTCAGGACTAAATTTTAATGTATTAGTTTCAGTTGGTTTTAAACCTTTATTACATGGTGTTATATTATGGCTATTTATAGCTATTATGTCTTTAGTATCTATTATGTATTTTATTTAA
- a CDS encoding LysR family transcriptional regulator, giving the protein MDYRLQVFVTAANRLSFTKAASELYITQPAVSKHIQELEDSYKIKLFDRKGSKISLTQAGEILLKHSRNIFEIYRTIDFDMSILTKERQGSLRLGASTTISQYVISPLLADFHSKLKDIKVNLRNGNTEHIENALINKEIEVGIVEGQSKNPSIKYTAFLKDEIVLVCRTNHPLARKRNISITELETLKFLTREVGSGTLEVIEHSLKKENISLNKLTIEMQLGSTESIKSYLSSSDCVAFMSIHAVNKELKNNELMIIDVDNLAIERYFYIITLQGSQNALTALFIKNLIKHYNLKL; this is encoded by the coding sequence ATGGATTATAGACTTCAAGTTTTTGTTACAGCTGCCAATCGCTTAAGTTTTACTAAAGCGGCAAGTGAATTGTATATTACGCAACCTGCGGTAAGCAAACACATTCAAGAATTAGAAGACAGTTATAAAATAAAGCTTTTTGATCGAAAAGGTTCTAAAATATCCCTGACTCAAGCAGGTGAAATTTTATTAAAACACAGCCGAAATATTTTTGAAATCTACCGTACTATCGATTTTGATATGAGTATTTTGACAAAAGAACGCCAAGGTTCACTTCGATTGGGCGCGAGTACTACCATTTCTCAATATGTGATTTCACCGTTGTTAGCTGATTTTCATTCGAAATTAAAAGATATTAAGGTAAACTTAAGAAATGGAAATACGGAACATATTGAAAATGCTTTGATTAACAAAGAAATTGAAGTGGGTATCGTGGAAGGACAATCTAAAAATCCTTCTATAAAATACACAGCATTTTTAAAAGATGAAATAGTTTTGGTTTGCAGAACGAATCATCCATTAGCACGGAAAAGGAATATTTCGATAACTGAATTAGAAACACTAAAATTCTTGACCAGAGAAGTAGGTTCAGGTACATTAGAAGTGATTGAACACAGTTTAAAGAAAGAAAACATTTCACTTAATAAGTTAACAATTGAAATGCAACTAGGAAGTACTGAAAGTATCAAATCTTATTTATCGAGTTCTGATTGTGTTGCTTTTATGTCTATTCATGCTGTGAATAAAGAACTGAAGAATAATGAATTAATGATTATTGATGTTGATAATCTAGCGATTGAACGTTATTTTTATATTATTACGCTACAAGGAAGTCAAAATGCTTTGACAGCATTATTTATTAAAAACCTGATTAAACATTATAACTTAAAGTTATAG
- the fabG gene encoding 3-oxoacyl-[acyl-carrier-protein] reductase: MKLLEGKVAIITGASRGIGRGVAEVFAKHGANVAFTYSSSAASALELENELNALGIKAKGYQSNAADFNEAQILVDKVLEDFGTIDILINNAGITKDNLLMRISEADFDSVIAVNLKSVFNMTKAVQKTFLKKRAGSIINMSSVVGVQGNAGQTNYAASKAGVIGFTKSVALELGSRNIRCNAIAPGFIETEMTSKLSEEVVQGWRDGIPLKRGGSTVDVANACLFLASDMSAYITGQTLNVCGGMLT, translated from the coding sequence ATGAAATTACTAGAAGGAAAAGTTGCCATTATAACAGGAGCAAGTCGCGGAATTGGTAGAGGAGTAGCAGAAGTTTTTGCTAAACATGGTGCTAATGTCGCTTTTACATACAGTTCTTCCGCAGCATCAGCTTTAGAATTAGAAAATGAATTAAACGCTTTAGGAATTAAAGCTAAAGGATACCAATCTAATGCAGCTGATTTTAATGAAGCACAAATTTTGGTAGATAAAGTTTTGGAAGATTTTGGAACTATTGATATCTTAATCAACAACGCTGGAATCACTAAAGATAATTTGTTAATGCGTATCTCAGAAGCTGATTTTGACTCTGTTATTGCAGTTAACTTAAAATCGGTGTTTAATATGACCAAAGCGGTTCAAAAAACATTTTTGAAAAAACGTGCAGGTTCTATCATCAACATGAGTAGTGTAGTAGGTGTACAAGGAAACGCAGGACAAACGAATTATGCGGCTTCAAAAGCAGGTGTTATTGGTTTTACAAAATCTGTAGCCTTAGAATTAGGCTCTCGTAACATTCGTTGCAATGCAATTGCTCCAGGTTTTATCGAAACAGAAATGACATCAAAATTAAGCGAAGAAGTAGTTCAAGGATGGAGAGACGGAATTCCGTTGAAACGTGGTGGATCTACTGTAGACGTTGCTAATGCTTGTCTTTTCTTAGCTTCGGATATGAGTGCTTATATAACAGGACAAACACTTAATGTGTGTGGAGGAATGCTAACATAG
- the sucD gene encoding succinate--CoA ligase subunit alpha — translation MSVLVNKDSKIIVQGFTGSEGTFHASQMIEYGTNVVGGVTPGKGGSTHLDRPVFNTVKDAVEQAGADTTIIFVPPAFAADAIMEAADAGIKVIIAITEGIPVADMIKANGYVKARNARLIGPNCPGVITPGEAKVGIMPGFVFKKGTVGIVSKSGTLTYEAADQVVKQGLGITTAIGIGGDPIIGTTTKEAVELLMNDPETECIIMIGEIGGQLEADAAKWIKADGNRKPVIGFIAGETAPAGRTMGHAGAIVGGTDDTAAAKKQIMRDNGIYVVDSPAEIGKKVKEVLG, via the coding sequence ATGAGTGTTTTAGTTAATAAAGATTCCAAAATAATTGTTCAAGGATTTACAGGAAGTGAAGGAACATTCCACGCTTCTCAAATGATTGAATATGGTACTAACGTTGTTGGAGGAGTTACACCCGGTAAAGGTGGTTCTACACATTTAGACCGTCCTGTTTTTAATACAGTAAAAGATGCGGTTGAACAAGCTGGAGCTGATACGACTATCATTTTTGTACCGCCAGCTTTTGCTGCAGATGCAATTATGGAAGCTGCAGATGCAGGTATCAAAGTAATTATAGCTATTACAGAAGGAATTCCTGTTGCAGATATGATTAAAGCAAATGGTTATGTAAAGGCAAGAAATGCAAGATTAATTGGTCCTAACTGTCCAGGTGTTATTACTCCGGGTGAAGCTAAAGTTGGTATTATGCCAGGTTTTGTTTTCAAAAAAGGAACTGTAGGAATCGTTTCTAAATCTGGAACTTTAACTTATGAAGCTGCGGATCAAGTAGTAAAACAAGGATTAGGAATTACTACTGCTATCGGTATTGGTGGAGATCCAATCATTGGAACAACTACAAAAGAAGCGGTTGAATTGTTAATGAACGATCCTGAAACGGAGTGTATCATTATGATTGGTGAAATTGGTGGTCAATTAGAAGCAGATGCTGCTAAATGGATCAAAGCTGATGGTAACCGTAAGCCTGTAATTGGTTTTATCGCTGGAGAAACTGCTCCTGCTGGTAGAACAATGGGGCACGCTGGTGCAATTGTTGGAGGTACTGATGATACTGCTGCTGCCAAAAAACAAATCATGAGAGATAACGGAATTTACGTTGTTGATTCACCAGCTGAAATTGGTAAAAAAGTAAAAGAAGTTTTAGGATAA
- a CDS encoding nuclear transport factor 2 family protein codes for MTAKELVVDFYKSDALINCEIMKEYIHPEITFDWNNSGGFSKFDYKDIINFTKELSKGYVRSKVKISHIVAEGDTISVRYSHLVKTIENPREDMLLGYFMVIWEIKDNKLFRGFQISQKP; via the coding sequence ATGACTGCAAAAGAATTAGTTGTTGATTTTTACAAATCAGATGCTTTAATCAATTGTGAAATAATGAAGGAGTATATACATCCTGAAATTACGTTCGATTGGAATAATAGTGGCGGATTTTCTAAATTTGATTATAAAGATATTATAAATTTTACTAAGGAATTAAGCAAAGGATATGTTCGTTCAAAAGTAAAAATAAGCCATATAGTAGCAGAAGGAGATACGATTTCAGTTCGTTATTCCCACTTAGTAAAAACCATTGAAAACCCTAGAGAAGATATGTTACTGGGATATTTTATGGTAATTTGGGAGATAAAAGACAATAAATTATTCCGTGGGTTTCAAATCAGTCAAAAACCCTGA